In Chitinophaga sp. HK235, a single window of DNA contains:
- a CDS encoding TIGR03118 family protein, with protein sequence MTTSFKKLLAAKLAAGTHPKNVHSGIAAMLVMLLMMASSCHKFDHPDCDDCDCLSKDYKQTNLVSDTAGFGAGRIDANLVNAWGIAVGSNGAFWISANGTGQSVIYDKDGNALRGPVFIPSPSGHGAGAPTGVVFNSSTSFGGARFIFATENGTLVSWKSGDSGVIKADRSPFDAVYKGITIASDSGKLYIYATNFHNGTVDVFDTAFHYIAYKQFRDPNIPADFAPFNIKNIDGSLFVTYAKQKLPDRHDDQAGPGNGYINIFRPNGSLVRRFASQGTLNSPWGITEGCSGGLGDDVILVGNFGDGRINAYKENGTFLGQLKKGNAPLKIDGLWAIESRITGTGNKIFFTAGPTEESHGLFGYILKN encoded by the coding sequence ATGACAACTTCATTTAAAAAACTGCTGGCAGCAAAACTGGCTGCCGGGACGCACCCCAAAAATGTCCATTCGGGAATAGCGGCCATGCTCGTAATGCTTTTAATGATGGCCTCCAGTTGCCACAAATTTGACCACCCTGACTGCGATGACTGTGATTGTTTGTCGAAAGACTACAAACAAACCAACCTTGTTTCTGATACAGCAGGTTTTGGTGCGGGCCGTATCGACGCTAATCTTGTTAATGCCTGGGGCATTGCCGTAGGCTCCAATGGCGCTTTCTGGATTTCAGCCAATGGTACCGGCCAAAGTGTTATCTATGATAAAGATGGCAATGCGCTGAGAGGACCGGTATTCATTCCTTCTCCTTCCGGCCATGGCGCTGGTGCACCTACCGGTGTAGTATTCAATAGCTCCACCAGCTTTGGTGGTGCCCGTTTTATCTTTGCTACAGAAAATGGTACCCTTGTATCCTGGAAATCCGGTGACTCTGGTGTTATTAAGGCAGACCGTTCCCCATTTGATGCTGTTTACAAAGGTATTACTATCGCGAGCGACAGTGGCAAACTCTATATTTATGCCACCAATTTCCACAATGGAACTGTAGACGTATTTGATACCGCTTTCCATTATATTGCGTACAAACAATTCCGCGATCCGAATATTCCAGCCGACTTCGCGCCATTTAATATCAAGAACATCGACGGCTCATTATTTGTGACTTACGCCAAACAGAAGCTCCCTGACAGACATGATGATCAGGCAGGTCCTGGCAATGGATATATCAATATTTTCAGACCTAATGGCTCCCTTGTAAGAAGGTTTGCTTCTCAGGGTACGCTTAATTCTCCCTGGGGTATTACAGAAGGTTGCAGCGGCGGACTTGGTGACGATGTGATCCTGGTTGGCAACTTCGGCGATGGCCGCATCAATGCCTATAAAGAAAATGGCACCTTCCTCGGACAACTCAAGAAAGGTAATGCTCCGCTGAAGATTGATGGATTGTGGGCTATTGAAAGTCGTATAACCGGTACCGGAAATAAAATATTTTTCACTGCAGGCCCTACGGAAGAATCCCATGGCCTCTTTGGTTACATTCTGAAGAATTAA
- a CDS encoding dimethylarginine dimethylaminohydrolase family protein — MIFVESEFAPLQTVVLAESEFGMPKVPREEDLKFLRPEAFTEMYEKAGMDYAEAYPESQHAWENERTALEAVLTKHGVKVLRPRRLTTDEKRAAGDDGYANFFTRDPFFTIGNLVIEGSLRFLHRRMEILPIRDIILKHVYPEDCMYVATPRPEVAAADDLTLGPGPFIEGGDVLVLDKHIFVGNSGLASNTLGARWLEKLLKPHGYTLEVVRLQPEILHLDCALGLIREGLMVICEAAFKDGVPEKLRSWDRIPVTLEETSQLATNGLPVSPEIYVTDPAFKHIGEQIAKHGVKVEYVDFQVSRSLGGAFRCSTQPLLRKS, encoded by the coding sequence ATGATTTTTGTTGAAAGTGAATTTGCTCCGCTGCAAACGGTCGTACTGGCTGAATCAGAATTTGGAATGCCTAAAGTACCCCGTGAAGAGGATCTTAAATTTTTACGCCCTGAAGCATTCACCGAAATGTATGAAAAAGCCGGTATGGATTACGCGGAGGCATATCCTGAAAGTCAGCATGCATGGGAAAATGAACGTACTGCACTGGAAGCAGTACTGACAAAACACGGTGTGAAAGTGCTGCGTCCGCGGCGGCTGACCACCGACGAAAAACGGGCTGCCGGCGATGATGGTTACGCTAATTTTTTTACCCGTGATCCTTTCTTTACCATCGGCAATCTGGTCATTGAAGGCTCTCTTCGTTTTCTGCACCGGCGAATGGAAATACTCCCCATCAGGGATATCATCCTCAAACATGTATATCCGGAAGACTGTATGTATGTGGCCACTCCCCGCCCGGAAGTGGCTGCAGCTGACGATCTTACGCTGGGACCTGGGCCGTTTATCGAAGGAGGGGATGTGCTTGTACTCGATAAACATATTTTTGTAGGCAACTCGGGGCTGGCTTCCAACACACTGGGCGCACGCTGGCTCGAAAAATTACTGAAGCCGCACGGTTATACACTGGAAGTAGTGCGTCTGCAACCGGAGATCCTACATCTGGACTGTGCACTGGGACTGATACGTGAAGGCCTGATGGTCATTTGTGAAGCTGCTTTTAAAGATGGCGTGCCGGAAAAATTACGTTCCTGGGATCGTATTCCGGTTACCCTTGAAGAAACTTCTCAGCTGGCTACCAATGGACTTCCGGTCAGCCCTGAGATATATGTGACCGATCCTGCGTTTAAGCATATCGGAGAACAGATCGCTAAACACGGAGTCAAAGTGGAGTATGTGGATTTTCAGGTATCACGCAGCCTCGGAGGTGCCTTCCGTTGCAGCACCCAGCCCTTGTTACGTAAAAGTTGA
- a CDS encoding GNAT family N-acetyltransferase, translating to MVTVSPHLDEDSPIMVLEMPDGQVRVVLTPALADHLDLHPQQNLSEPDFRQKLNEAGILLHGADYLFYFSEAEKQILLQEPVKANLRRLTAQDKAIFDAFCSLASAEDLDGAYVELDHWAVFGAFDEDRLVCAASIYAWEDTKIMDLGVLTLDAFRGRGHARHVVRAICQYALENGYEPQYRCQLDNLASVALAKSAGLTLFGKWDTVFPDSGD from the coding sequence ATGGTGACTGTTAGCCCGCACCTGGACGAAGATAGTCCCATAATGGTGCTTGAAATGCCCGACGGCCAGGTGAGGGTAGTCCTGACTCCTGCATTGGCAGATCATCTGGACCTTCATCCGCAACAAAATTTGTCAGAGCCAGACTTCCGCCAGAAACTAAATGAAGCGGGCATCCTGCTGCATGGTGCTGATTATCTTTTTTATTTCTCAGAAGCAGAGAAGCAGATATTGTTGCAGGAACCGGTGAAAGCTAACCTGCGCCGGTTGACAGCACAGGACAAAGCGATTTTTGATGCGTTTTGCTCCCTTGCCTCCGCAGAAGACCTGGATGGCGCTTATGTGGAACTGGACCACTGGGCGGTATTTGGGGCTTTTGATGAAGACCGTCTGGTTTGTGCGGCCAGCATATATGCCTGGGAAGATACAAAGATCATGGACCTGGGTGTGTTGACACTCGATGCTTTCAGAGGAAGAGGACATGCCCGTCATGTGGTACGTGCCATCTGCCAATACGCCCTTGAAAACGGATATGAACCACAGTACCGGTGCCAGCTGGATAATCTGGCTTCTGTGGCGCTGGCTAAATCTGCCGGTTTAACGCTGTTTGGAAAATGGGATACGGTGTTTCCCGACTCCGGAGACTGA
- a CDS encoding nucleoside triphosphate pyrophosphohydrolase family protein, which yields MEDVKALNKVAEFHTTFKHPIEKTPVIPDQQRCDLRVSLISEELKELQQAISDKNLVEIADALCDLQYVLAGAILEFGLGEKFNTLFSEVHRSNMSKACKTIEEAEKTIEHYKTHHNTDCYYNKVDGLYLVYRKSDNKTLKSVNYSAAELNNILV from the coding sequence ATGGAAGATGTAAAGGCGCTCAATAAAGTGGCGGAGTTTCACACCACCTTTAAACACCCGATTGAAAAGACACCTGTTATTCCCGATCAGCAAAGATGTGATTTAAGAGTATCGCTTATAAGTGAAGAGTTAAAGGAGTTACAGCAGGCAATTTCAGATAAAAATCTTGTTGAAATTGCAGATGCCTTATGCGACTTACAATATGTATTAGCCGGGGCTATCCTGGAGTTTGGATTAGGAGAAAAATTCAATACGCTGTTCAGTGAAGTGCATCGGTCAAACATGAGTAAGGCATGCAAAACCATTGAAGAAGCCGAAAAAACCATTGAACATTACAAAACCCATCACAACACGGATTGTTATTACAATAAAGTGGACGGCCTGTATCTTGTTTACAGAAAGTCTGATAACAAAACACTGAAATCTGTTAATTATTCGGCAGCTGAGCTTAATAACATTTTAGTTTAA
- a CDS encoding endo alpha-1,4 polygalactosaminidase codes for MRSICSNLALIMICLLGLTSCSKKELSENNSNKNVSKTSPKTELIDYRQELRTFIQDISAWARAQKPGFIVVAQNSTELITTNGSPAGPVAANYLKALDGIGREELYYGYENNDDLATPSNITNAWVSLLKIGTANKLTVLTTDYCSTATKVTASYQKNEANGFISFATSSRELKAIPAGAPYHENANNINTLADAKNFLYLIHPTNNQYLNNLKATNYDVLIIDAFQLDNESVTWTKDQINSLKVKKNGAKRLVLAYMSIGQAEDYRWYWNPSWPDNKPAWFGDLDPDWGGNYNVRYWMPEWKAFIYGNANSYTQKLLDAGFDGTYLDPVDASDYWEGQPTTKR; via the coding sequence ATGCGTTCAATTTGTAGCAACCTTGCCCTCATCATGATCTGCCTACTTGGCCTCACATCATGTAGCAAAAAGGAATTATCAGAAAACAACAGCAACAAGAATGTTAGTAAGACATCTCCCAAAACGGAACTGATCGATTACCGCCAGGAACTGCGCACCTTTATTCAGGATATCAGCGCCTGGGCACGTGCACAGAAACCCGGATTCATTGTGGTAGCACAAAACAGTACGGAACTGATCACTACCAATGGAAGTCCTGCCGGCCCTGTTGCAGCCAACTACCTCAAAGCCCTCGATGGCATTGGAAGAGAAGAGTTATACTATGGTTATGAAAACAATGATGACTTAGCTACTCCCTCTAATATCACCAATGCATGGGTGAGCCTCCTGAAAATTGGTACTGCCAACAAACTCACGGTTCTTACGACAGATTACTGCAGCACTGCAACGAAAGTAACCGCTTCTTACCAAAAGAATGAGGCAAATGGCTTTATCTCTTTTGCAACTTCCAGCCGTGAACTGAAAGCCATACCAGCCGGCGCTCCCTATCATGAGAATGCAAACAACATCAACACACTCGCTGATGCAAAAAACTTTCTCTACCTGATCCATCCAACCAATAACCAGTACCTCAACAATCTGAAAGCTACCAACTACGATGTACTGATTATTGACGCTTTTCAGCTTGATAACGAAAGCGTTACCTGGACAAAAGATCAGATCAATTCCCTTAAAGTGAAAAAAAACGGAGCCAAACGTTTGGTGCTGGCCTACATGAGCATCGGACAGGCAGAGGATTACCGCTGGTACTGGAATCCATCATGGCCCGACAATAAGCCTGCATGGTTCGGCGACCTGGACCCTGATTGGGGAGGCAACTATAACGTACGCTACTGGATGCCGGAGTGGAAAGCCTTTATTTATGGTAACGCCAACTCCTACACGCAGAAACTGCTCGACGCAGGATTTGATGGTACCTACCTCGATCCGGTAGACGCTTCCGATTACTGGGAAGGCCAGCCAACCACAAAACGCTAA
- a CDS encoding Crp/Fnr family transcriptional regulator: MAGRRIFMTEEEKYLAEFREKLLTYYPISDKAFQLLQDIISFHRLDKGEILLNIGQVSKHLNFICQGAMIAFFTDDQGNTYNKNIFLERQFAGSAVSALLKAPSEFTLQAIEDTTIIRMNYSQYKELIYNNDELKRFYIAYLEKNWIIDKEQREISLVMENATIRYQKLLAAYPDIDKRIPLQHIASHLAITPTQLSRIRKDLKKRDSTQHM, from the coding sequence TTGGCTGGTCGAAGGATATTCATGACCGAAGAAGAGAAATATTTAGCTGAGTTCAGGGAAAAGCTCCTGACATACTATCCGATTTCGGATAAAGCTTTTCAGCTGTTACAGGATATTATCAGTTTTCACCGGTTAGATAAAGGGGAGATACTGTTAAATATCGGACAGGTTTCCAAGCATCTTAATTTCATTTGCCAGGGAGCCATGATCGCTTTTTTTACAGATGATCAGGGAAATACCTATAATAAAAACATCTTTCTGGAAAGGCAGTTTGCCGGATCTGCTGTCTCCGCACTGTTAAAAGCCCCGTCAGAATTCACTCTGCAGGCTATTGAAGATACTACCATTATCAGAATGAATTATAGCCAGTATAAAGAACTCATCTATAACAATGATGAACTGAAGCGTTTTTATATTGCTTATCTCGAAAAAAACTGGATCATCGATAAAGAGCAAAGGGAAATTTCCCTGGTAATGGAAAACGCCACCATCAGATATCAGAAGCTGCTGGCCGCATATCCGGATATAGACAAAAGAATTCCGTTACAACATATTGCTTCGCACCTGGCCATTACACCCACGCAGTTAAGTCGCATCCGGAAGGATTTAAAGAAAAGAGATTCCACTCAACATATGTAA
- a CDS encoding DMT family transporter, with amino-acid sequence MNQYFVSVVAFFGGVCLAIQAGFNARLGSLLKMPVLASISQSASSFIFATVFVLFFSKEIPSLQTAKQIPWYLWFIGGLFSVTGITLYYFTIPKLGASKMIALGLCGQLMLSVIAGHFGWLNLPVEPITLKKTIGVAAMLIGIILISSK; translated from the coding sequence ATGAATCAATATTTTGTTTCCGTAGTAGCTTTTTTCGGAGGTGTTTGTCTGGCTATACAGGCCGGTTTTAATGCCCGGTTGGGTTCATTGCTCAAAATGCCGGTCCTTGCCTCCATTTCACAGTCTGCCAGCAGTTTTATTTTTGCCACTGTTTTTGTGCTGTTTTTCTCAAAAGAGATCCCCAGCCTTCAAACCGCTAAACAAATCCCCTGGTATCTGTGGTTTATAGGTGGCTTGTTTAGTGTAACCGGAATCACCTTGTATTATTTTACTATTCCTAAACTGGGCGCTTCGAAAATGATAGCACTGGGATTATGTGGACAACTAATGCTTTCCGTTATTGCCGGACATTTCGGTTGGTTGAACCTGCCAGTGGAGCCCATCACGCTAAAGAAAACAATCGGCGTCGCGGCCATGTTAATAGGAATAATTTTAATCAGTTCAAAATAA
- a CDS encoding NAD(P)H-dependent oxidoreductase — MDFIKNMEWRYATKRFDTTRKIPRTELDLLKRSIQLTPSPYGLQLYKVIIIASQELKETLKPFSQHQHQITDCSHLFVFCNYSTVKDEYIDDYIRTKSGILHIDADRAAANGTSLKAKIAEKTPEQTTNWLKNQTYLALGSLLTACADLKIDACPMEGFEPKHYNNILRLEEKGLNACVIAATGYRSTEDKVQYNPKVRKPAGLLFEEI, encoded by the coding sequence ATGGATTTCATTAAAAATATGGAATGGCGGTACGCCACCAAAAGGTTTGACACAACACGGAAAATTCCCCGGACAGAGCTGGATCTTTTGAAAAGAAGTATTCAATTAACGCCATCGCCTTACGGACTGCAGCTTTACAAAGTGATCATCATCGCCAGCCAGGAGCTGAAGGAGACGTTGAAGCCATTTTCCCAGCATCAGCATCAGATTACAGACTGTTCGCATCTTTTTGTATTCTGTAATTATTCAACGGTGAAGGATGAATACATTGATGATTATATCCGCACAAAATCCGGCATATTGCATATAGACGCAGACCGGGCGGCAGCAAACGGCACATCGCTGAAAGCAAAGATCGCGGAAAAAACGCCGGAACAAACGACCAACTGGTTGAAGAATCAGACCTATCTCGCGTTGGGGTCTTTACTAACAGCTTGTGCTGATTTAAAGATCGATGCATGTCCAATGGAAGGTTTTGAACCGAAACATTACAACAACATTTTAAGACTGGAAGAAAAAGGACTCAATGCCTGCGTGATTGCTGCAACCGGCTACAGAAGTACCGAAGACAAAGTACAGTACAATCCGAAAGTAAGAAAACCTGCAGGATTACTCTTTGAAGAAATTTAA
- a CDS encoding dienelactone hydrolase family protein, which yields MKKLNKEDINPAVFELYNDYAHNRLSKEAFTEKLSNYAVDGWTVASLVTFLMPDYKDAIQIKPDDPRIVTEYISYPSPQGGGTIKGLLCMPAGNQKKLPGILVVHENRGLNPHIEDVARRAALAGFISLAPDGLSPLGGYPGNDDDGRTLHNQRKPDEMLEDFIAGFDYLKGQEYCNGKVGVVGFCFGGWISNMLAARVPDLLAAVPFYGAQAPLEEVPHIKAALQLHYAESDASINSGWAAYEKALKDNGKEYTVYHYPATHHGFHNDTTPRYNKADAELAWKRTIAFFTEKLGK from the coding sequence ATGAAAAAACTTAATAAGGAAGATATCAACCCCGCGGTTTTTGAATTATACAACGACTATGCACACAATCGTTTAAGCAAGGAGGCGTTTACAGAAAAGCTCTCCAACTATGCTGTCGATGGATGGACGGTTGCTTCACTGGTTACCTTTTTAATGCCTGATTACAAAGATGCCATACAGATAAAACCGGATGATCCGCGCATTGTTACAGAATATATCAGCTATCCTTCTCCGCAGGGCGGAGGGACCATAAAAGGGCTGTTGTGTATGCCTGCAGGCAACCAGAAAAAATTACCAGGCATACTGGTCGTTCATGAAAACAGAGGCTTGAACCCACACATCGAGGATGTGGCCAGACGTGCTGCATTGGCTGGTTTTATCAGTCTGGCTCCGGATGGATTAAGTCCTTTGGGAGGTTACCCCGGAAATGATGATGATGGCCGTACCCTCCACAACCAAAGGAAACCGGACGAAATGCTGGAAGACTTCATCGCAGGATTCGACTACCTGAAGGGACAGGAGTATTGCAACGGAAAAGTAGGAGTAGTAGGCTTTTGTTTCGGTGGCTGGATTTCCAATATGCTGGCGGCCAGAGTACCCGATTTGCTAGCCGCAGTTCCTTTTTATGGTGCCCAGGCACCTTTGGAGGAAGTGCCTCATATCAAAGCTGCGCTTCAGTTGCACTATGCAGAATCCGATGCCAGTATCAACAGTGGTTGGGCTGCCTATGAAAAAGCATTGAAGGATAACGGCAAGGAATATACGGTTTATCATTATCCGGCTACACATCACGGTTTTCATAACGATACTACACCACGCTACAACAAAGCAGATGCTGAGTTGGCGTGGAAACGTACGATTGCTTTCTTCACTGAAAAGCTGGGGAAATAA
- a CDS encoding mechanosensitive ion channel family protein, whose protein sequence is MHGTCTKGIPVLLVFLCCFNFFGNAANAQPGKDSVAAATPGPVKLSADSLLIRMEELHNTLNRINDITSRGFDTRGMEGELPEIKSNLQTIEDNLKLYNKVLNIRNLQMFHVLLADMREHLDDWRSRLFDYNKELVRMNAEMMAFTKDSFVKQIKADTTFRKFYLPELKELKGKWDEAQKATTQHLDKIAVLQAGISGSYFKAIELENKVNEQLRIFSIKSFGKEYNYLWEDKSRTDSSAATLAQQSSKSFEGLGKILNYYTRNHSNTWLWMLLIGLVFFFRVNKQFRRIKKGGSSELLQPPYIKYLRALPVLGTLVIILNIASFFDLHAPSAYIDSLQSFLLFLLTILFWRKWERRMFVYWIGIFVLYLLTTATAAAVVPDVRVRIWMLVLNGLSVVTGLFIYFRIYKNLSAGKLVRIVSMVFIILNVLAALFNLYGRLSIAQVYSTAAIAGLLQMIGLTVFIQIMEEAFYLQMQASRIAGGITARFDFEKVRAGLHKMLVVLVVVLWLMVFTTNLNIYNELYSGISSLITAPRIIGNTSFTLGNILLFFVILLISNLFQKYIGYFFGETDEDLVGEVKEKSSRLLLLRLLVLVAGFLIAIAASGLPMDKITVVLGALGVGIGLGLQNIVNNLVSGVILIFERPLKIGDFVEVAGQKGRVKDIGIRSSRMVTTEGAEVTVPNGDLLSSKLINWTLSNNHIRTELLFTIAPSAALPLAKKIILEEVSGSDAIIGKVAPELLVKSINDSSVALKLQVWIQNVHQEEAFKSRMLQQVYQRLKDNEITMS, encoded by the coding sequence ATGCATGGTACATGCACGAAGGGGATACCAGTATTACTTGTTTTCCTGTGCTGTTTTAATTTTTTTGGAAACGCGGCTAATGCGCAACCTGGAAAAGACTCCGTCGCCGCAGCTACGCCCGGCCCCGTGAAGCTGAGTGCCGACAGCCTGTTGATACGGATGGAGGAGCTCCACAACACCCTGAACCGCATCAATGATATCACTTCCCGGGGATTTGATACACGCGGTATGGAGGGAGAACTCCCCGAAATAAAATCCAATCTGCAAACTATTGAAGATAACCTGAAGCTATACAATAAGGTTTTAAATATCCGCAACCTGCAAATGTTCCACGTATTACTGGCCGATATGCGGGAACATCTGGATGACTGGCGCTCCCGGTTGTTCGACTACAACAAGGAACTCGTGAGAATGAATGCAGAGATGATGGCCTTCACCAAAGATTCCTTTGTAAAGCAAATCAAAGCAGACACTACTTTCAGGAAATTTTACCTGCCTGAATTAAAGGAGTTAAAAGGCAAATGGGATGAGGCACAGAAAGCCACCACACAGCATCTGGATAAAATTGCCGTATTGCAGGCGGGTATTTCAGGCAGTTATTTTAAAGCGATAGAACTGGAGAATAAGGTCAATGAACAGTTGCGGATTTTTAGTATTAAATCTTTCGGTAAAGAATATAATTACCTGTGGGAAGATAAAAGCCGTACTGATTCCTCCGCTGCTACGCTGGCTCAGCAATCTTCCAAATCATTTGAAGGACTGGGAAAAATACTGAATTATTATACCCGCAACCATTCCAATACCTGGTTATGGATGTTGTTGATAGGACTGGTATTTTTCTTCCGGGTGAATAAACAATTCAGAAGAATAAAAAAGGGTGGCAGCAGCGAATTGCTACAACCGCCCTACATAAAGTATCTGCGGGCTCTTCCTGTTTTAGGAACGCTGGTGATCATTCTTAATATCGCCTCTTTCTTTGACCTGCATGCACCGTCGGCTTATATAGATTCGTTGCAGTCCTTTTTACTGTTTTTACTGACCATCTTGTTCTGGCGCAAGTGGGAACGCCGGATGTTTGTTTACTGGATCGGCATTTTTGTATTATACCTGCTTACGACGGCAACCGCGGCAGCTGTTGTACCTGATGTGCGTGTCCGGATATGGATGCTGGTACTGAATGGTTTGTCTGTAGTGACCGGTTTGTTTATTTATTTCCGCATTTACAAAAATTTATCTGCCGGAAAGCTGGTTAGAATTGTGTCTATGGTCTTCATTATTTTGAATGTACTGGCGGCGCTGTTCAACCTGTATGGCCGTTTAAGTATAGCTCAGGTGTATAGTACTGCTGCAATCGCCGGTTTATTGCAAATGATTGGCCTCACGGTGTTTATACAGATCATGGAAGAAGCCTTTTACCTCCAGATGCAGGCCAGCCGGATAGCAGGCGGCATTACTGCCCGGTTTGATTTTGAAAAGGTACGCGCAGGACTACACAAAATGCTGGTGGTGCTGGTGGTGGTATTATGGCTGATGGTGTTTACCACCAACCTGAATATCTACAATGAATTATATAGTGGTATCAGCAGCTTGATCACCGCACCCAGAATTATTGGCAATACTTCTTTTACGCTGGGCAATATTCTGTTGTTCTTTGTGATTCTGTTAATTTCCAATCTTTTCCAGAAGTATATCGGTTATTTTTTTGGTGAGACAGATGAAGACCTGGTAGGTGAAGTAAAAGAAAAAAGCTCCCGATTGCTGCTGTTACGCCTGCTGGTGCTGGTGGCCGGTTTTCTGATTGCCATCGCGGCTTCCGGTTTACCGATGGATAAGATTACCGTGGTACTCGGTGCCCTGGGCGTAGGTATTGGTTTGGGGTTACAGAATATTGTGAACAACCTCGTTTCAGGCGTGATCCTCATCTTTGAACGTCCGCTGAAGATTGGCGACTTTGTAGAAGTAGCCGGACAGAAAGGTCGCGTAAAAGATATTGGCATCCGATCCAGCAGAATGGTGACTACAGAAGGCGCAGAAGTCACCGTACCTAACGGCGATCTGCTATCTTCCAAACTGATTAACTGGACACTCAGCAATAATCATATACGAACAGAACTGCTATTCACCATTGCTCCTTCCGCAGCGTTGCCGCTGGCGAAAAAAATTATCCTGGAAGAGGTGTCCGGTTCGGATGCTATTATCGGCAAAGTAGCGCCTGAATTACTGGTGAAGAGTATTAATGATAGCAGCGTAGCGCTGAAGCTACAGGTATGGATTCAGAATGTACACCAGGAAGAAGCATTTAAGAGCCGTATGTTACAACAGGTCTATCAACGGTTAAAAGATAATGAGATTACGATGTCGTAA
- a CDS encoding DUF2268 domain-containing putative Zn-dependent protease (predicted Zn-dependent protease with a strongly conserved HExxH motif), with protein sequence MHFIKNVIILLLTSFVTTTLSAQTNIYYSDIDLFWKTFDSVHTVNDAAQQIQLIQTMYLDKGTKGLKELARIRNWTPSKFQKSFFAHPDFWASIRPNTLKVKERKADIEKLITAYKKLYPPFKTPAIYFTIGYLETGGTTTQTEVLIGTEIGASDSTTNSVGLTPFLQDYFKDNKGILEIVAHELSHTQHKGGDMEENAHTNLLGFCIAEGLCDFIAELLLQHPLKTPYMRYGKEHEKEIWQKFKQEMHGTELKDWLYNTDDLGYFVGYAICKSYYEHATDKAKAIDYMINLDNEKIADLDKFLAASRYMQ encoded by the coding sequence ATGCACTTTATTAAAAACGTTATCATTTTATTGCTAACATCATTTGTTACAACCACTCTCAGTGCACAAACGAATATATACTATTCAGACATAGATCTGTTTTGGAAAACATTTGATAGTGTACATACTGTTAATGACGCTGCACAGCAAATACAACTAATACAGACCATGTATCTTGATAAGGGAACCAAAGGATTAAAAGAACTGGCCCGCATCAGAAACTGGACACCCTCAAAATTTCAGAAAAGCTTTTTTGCTCATCCCGATTTCTGGGCATCTATCAGGCCTAACACACTGAAAGTAAAAGAGCGTAAAGCTGATATTGAAAAATTAATAACGGCATATAAAAAACTATATCCCCCATTTAAAACACCGGCAATTTATTTTACTATTGGATATCTTGAAACTGGAGGGACTACTACACAAACGGAAGTACTAATAGGGACAGAGATTGGGGCATCAGACAGCACCACTAATTCAGTGGGACTTACCCCTTTTTTACAAGACTATTTTAAAGACAATAAAGGTATTTTGGAGATTGTGGCGCATGAACTCTCTCATACCCAACACAAAGGAGGGGATATGGAGGAGAATGCCCACACAAACCTGCTTGGATTTTGTATTGCGGAAGGCTTATGTGATTTTATAGCGGAATTGTTGTTACAGCACCCGTTAAAAACGCCGTATATGCGTTATGGTAAGGAGCATGAAAAGGAAATATGGCAAAAATTTAAACAGGAAATGCATGGGACTGAGTTAAAAGACTGGTTATATAATACTGATGATCTGGGATACTTTGTAGGATACGCCATCTGCAAGTCTTATTATGAGCATGCCACAGACAAGGCTAAAGCGATCGATTATATGATAAACTTAGATAATGAAAAGATTGCTGATTTAGATAAGTTTTTGGCTGCTTCCAGGTATATGCAGTAG